The Streptomyces sp. NBC_01197 genome window below encodes:
- a CDS encoding FadR/GntR family transcriptional regulator, with the protein MTGDWKSDTAPAGRGSQRLAETVAALIEKDIVKEGWRTGSVLGSERDLIERYGVSRAVFREAVRLIEHHQMARMRRGPGGGLVVTEPDPGIVRDAARVYLRHAAVSRRQLFEARMALELAGVTTAIEKLTEAGIARLTGALETERELMDQGVTLGHARNLHSVIAELAGNPAITLFVEVLAQLDQDMVQDEWASGDLPDEGSRDAALKSHQAHQAMVAAIVAGDAPLAQHRMRRHLQAVAELLKNES; encoded by the coding sequence ATGACGGGCGACTGGAAGAGCGACACCGCACCTGCCGGACGGGGGAGTCAGCGACTCGCCGAGACCGTGGCGGCGCTGATCGAGAAGGACATCGTCAAGGAGGGCTGGCGCACCGGGTCGGTCCTCGGGTCCGAGCGGGATCTGATCGAACGCTACGGCGTGAGCCGTGCCGTGTTCCGCGAAGCCGTCCGGCTCATCGAGCATCACCAGATGGCGCGTATGCGGCGTGGGCCGGGCGGTGGCCTCGTCGTCACGGAACCTGACCCCGGCATCGTCCGCGATGCCGCGCGGGTTTACCTCCGGCACGCAGCCGTCAGCCGGCGTCAGCTGTTCGAGGCGAGGATGGCCCTCGAACTCGCGGGTGTCACCACCGCGATCGAGAAACTGACCGAGGCGGGAATCGCACGCCTGACGGGCGCCCTGGAGACCGAGCGGGAGCTCATGGACCAGGGTGTGACGCTCGGGCACGCGCGGAACCTCCACAGCGTGATCGCTGAATTGGCCGGTAACCCGGCGATCACCCTCTTCGTCGAGGTGTTGGCCCAGCTGGACCAGGACATGGTGCAGGACGAATGGGCGTCCGGTGACCTACCGGACGAGGGCAGTCGCGACGCCGCTCTCAAGTCCCACCAAGCTCACCAGGCGATGGTCGCGGCGATCGTGGCCGGCGACGCCCCGCTCGCACAACACCGGATGCGGCGGCACTTGCAAGCCGTGGCGGAGCTGTTGAAGAACGAGTCGTAG
- a CDS encoding VWA domain-containing protein encodes MIMRKRLAAGVCTLLAALVVGTFPTGAAAADEPSDKPSPKVELVLDVSGSMRTRDIDGGSRMTAAKQAFNEVLDSVPEQVQLGIRTLGANYPGNDRRTGCKDTRQLYPVGQLDRTEAKTAVATLAPTGWTPIGPALQAAARDLKGGEATRRIVLISDGEDTCAPLDPCVVARDIAAQGIHLVIDTLGLVPDAKTQKQLSCIAEATGGTYTSVRHTNELSGRVTQLVDRAAAPVTTPVATEGTDTCTNAPQLKAGLYSDRERFAEHRWYRVDVRPGQELRASVSVAADRAVNNDYGVLLRALTVHGRELVRGQESGTGRTDAISTGLRYPKPSVGSDDAQSQAETVCLQVSNSFSAPPSVKTTPGLPVELNIAVVDAPGKASDVAAFGLGRGWWLLGVLALTGLVAGVLWGWVSRLRFAGRTN; translated from the coding sequence ATGATCATGAGAAAACGGCTGGCGGCCGGAGTGTGCACGCTCCTGGCTGCCCTGGTCGTCGGAACCTTCCCCACCGGCGCCGCCGCTGCCGATGAACCGTCCGACAAGCCATCGCCCAAGGTCGAGTTGGTGCTCGACGTCAGTGGCTCGATGCGCACGCGCGACATCGACGGCGGCTCGCGGATGACGGCGGCGAAGCAGGCCTTCAACGAAGTTCTCGACTCGGTGCCCGAGCAGGTGCAACTGGGCATACGCACGCTGGGTGCGAACTACCCCGGCAACGACCGCAGGACCGGGTGCAAGGACACCCGGCAGCTGTACCCGGTGGGGCAACTCGACCGGACCGAGGCCAAGACGGCGGTCGCCACGCTCGCGCCCACCGGCTGGACACCGATCGGACCCGCCCTCCAGGCGGCGGCCCGGGACCTCAAGGGCGGTGAAGCCACCCGCCGTATCGTCCTCATCAGTGACGGCGAGGACACCTGCGCGCCGCTCGACCCGTGCGTTGTGGCACGCGACATCGCGGCCCAGGGCATCCACCTCGTCATCGACACCCTGGGTCTGGTGCCCGACGCCAAGACCCAGAAGCAGCTGAGCTGCATCGCCGAGGCGACCGGCGGCACGTACACCTCCGTACGCCACACCAATGAACTCTCCGGGCGCGTCACGCAGTTGGTGGACCGAGCGGCGGCCCCCGTCACCACACCCGTGGCCACCGAGGGTACGGACACCTGCACGAACGCCCCGCAGCTCAAGGCCGGGCTCTACAGCGACCGGGAGAGGTTCGCCGAGCACCGCTGGTACCGGGTGGACGTCCGGCCCGGCCAGGAACTCCGCGCCTCCGTCAGTGTCGCCGCCGACCGGGCCGTCAACAACGACTACGGCGTACTGCTCCGGGCATTGACCGTCCACGGGCGGGAGCTCGTACGAGGGCAGGAGTCGGGCACCGGGCGCACCGACGCCATCTCCACGGGCCTGCGCTATCCGAAGCCGTCTGTCGGATCGGACGACGCACAGAGCCAGGCGGAGACGGTCTGCCTCCAGGTCAGCAACTCCTTCTCGGCGCCGCCGTCGGTCAAGACCACGCCCGGCCTGCCCGTCGAACTGAACATCGCCGTCGTGGACGCACCCGGCAAGGCATCCGACGTGGCCGCCTTCGGGCTCGGCCGCGGCTGGTGGCTGCTCGGCGTCCTGGCCCTCACCGGCCTGGTCGCGGGTGTGCTGTGGGGCTGGGTTTCACGCTTGCGCTTCGCCGGGAGGACCAACTGA
- a CDS encoding methyltransferase domain-containing protein, producing MADSRPTSAFHSDNITPSTTDRLVGALDVQAASQGVRRLREWAHHALAARPGERALDIGAGTGSETQLLAAAVTDSGAATGVEPNPGLREVAEHRAAEARSSARFVSGDACALPVEDAGLDVVWCERVFQHLTEPDRAAAEIARVLRPGGRVALLDTDWATTILHPGDPEVVAVLTGGALTMAANPNAGRRLAGQLAAVGLEIDDLGSQALIQDHRKVSWSIIRMLGETAVKRELITEQQRDQLYADLASAAEHSALHMSVTMFGVIAHRPV from the coding sequence ATGGCGGATTCGCGGCCGACCTCGGCGTTCCACTCGGACAACATCACACCTTCGACCACCGACCGACTGGTCGGAGCGCTGGACGTGCAGGCGGCGAGCCAGGGCGTGCGCCGGCTGCGGGAGTGGGCACACCACGCGCTGGCCGCCCGCCCGGGTGAGCGCGCGCTCGACATCGGGGCCGGGACCGGATCGGAGACCCAGTTGCTCGCGGCGGCGGTGACCGACAGCGGCGCGGCGACCGGGGTGGAGCCGAACCCGGGGCTGCGGGAGGTCGCCGAGCACCGTGCGGCCGAGGCGCGGAGCAGTGCCCGCTTCGTGTCCGGCGACGCCTGCGCGCTCCCGGTGGAGGACGCCGGCCTTGATGTCGTCTGGTGCGAGCGGGTGTTCCAGCACCTCACAGAACCGGACAGGGCGGCCGCCGAGATCGCGCGCGTGCTGCGGCCGGGAGGTCGCGTCGCCCTGCTCGACACCGACTGGGCCACCACGATCCTGCATCCCGGAGACCCGGAGGTGGTGGCGGTCCTCACCGGTGGCGCCCTCACGATGGCGGCCAACCCGAATGCCGGACGCAGACTGGCAGGCCAACTGGCCGCTGTGGGGCTGGAGATCGACGACCTCGGCTCGCAGGCGCTCATCCAGGATCACCGGAAGGTCAGCTGGTCCATCATCCGGATGCTCGGTGAGACAGCGGTGAAGCGCGAACTGATCACGGAGCAGCAGCGGGACCAGCTGTACGCGGACCTCGCGTCGGCCGCTGAGCACAGCGCGCTGCATATGTCCGTCACCATGTTCGGCGTCATCGCACACCGGCCCGTCTGA